The proteins below come from a single Dehalococcoidia bacterium genomic window:
- a CDS encoding flavodoxin family protein — protein sequence MTKILGIVGSPRKKGNTDILVDRILEGAKNAGADVEKIHLRGLTIKECDGCYICWKNKPCPKKDDMNDIYPMIDAADVIVFGTPVYWFGPTALLKAFIDRLIYFNCPGNRPKIAGKAAVIASPFEDTDMDTAAPLLAFFEKCFDYLEMKPAGRILVPGVAAKGDILAKNDALEEAYRLGSKLAETSR from the coding sequence ATGACAAAGATACTCGGCATTGTTGGCAGCCCGCGCAAGAAGGGCAACACGGATATTCTTGTCGACAGGATCCTCGAAGGCGCAAAGAACGCCGGAGCCGACGTCGAAAAGATTCATCTGAGAGGACTGACCATCAAGGAATGCGACGGCTGCTATATATGCTGGAAGAACAAGCCATGTCCCAAAAAAGACGATATGAACGACATTTATCCCATGATCGACGCCGCCGATGTCATCGTTTTCGGCACGCCGGTCTACTGGTTCGGGCCCACCGCGTTGCTGAAGGCATTTATCGACCGTCTGATATACTTCAACTGCCCCGGGAACAGGCCAAAGATCGCCGGCAAGGCCGCGGTCATCGCCAGCCCGTTCGAGGATACGGACATGGACACGGCAGCGCCTTTGTTGGCCTTCTTTGAGAAATGCTTCGATTACCTTGAGATGAAGCCGGCGGGACGAATACTTGTGCCGGGAGTAGCGGCAAAAGGTGACATCTTAGCCAAGAACGACGCGCTTGAGGAGGCGTACCGTCTCGGCTCGAAACTGGCTGAAACCAGCAGGTGA
- a CDS encoding MaoC family dehydratase — MKKELKVGDKASRSKIFTDDDVKKFADVSTDKNPIHLDAEYAKNTIFKQRIAHGMLVGSLFSGILGCDLPGEGTIYLGQTLSFKAPVPLNEQVTATVEVLSIREDKPIAVFKTTCVDSQGKVVIEGEATVRVP; from the coding sequence ATGAAAAAAGAATTGAAGGTAGGAGACAAAGCCTCGCGCAGCAAGATTTTTACCGATGACGACGTTAAGAAATTCGCCGATGTATCGACCGATAAGAACCCGATACACCTCGATGCGGAATACGCCAAGAATACGATATTCAAACAGCGCATCGCGCATGGCATGCTGGTGGGTAGTCTATTCTCGGGGATCCTGGGATGCGACCTGCCCGGCGAGGGCACCATCTATCTGGGCCAGACGCTGAGTTTCAAGGCGCCGGTGCCGCTCAACGAACAGGTTACGGCAACCGTCGAGGTATTGAGCATCCGGGAGGATAAGCCCATCGCAGTCTTTAAAACTACATGCGTGGACAGCCAGGGTAAGGTGGTTATCGAAGGAGAAGCTACAGTAAGAGTTCCTTAG
- a CDS encoding class I SAM-dependent methyltransferase, whose product MAETGFESQRRAEFYDKNVRQTIPYYETINHETIDLIKHLKPDVSCWLDTGCGTGFIVEQALAAFPAARFVLTDPSDGMLDQARKRLARANSRVRLLDAMKSEELVWPEGEAAPQVITAILCHHYSSRDERRRAIEKCYRMLADGGVFVNFENVAPYTQHGVEKGLERWGRFQAAQGRSAELVQKHLQRYDTVYFPIRIDEHIALLRDAGFRVVELLWFSHMQAGFYAVK is encoded by the coding sequence ATGGCTGAAACAGGCTTTGAATCACAGCGCCGCGCGGAGTTCTATGATAAGAACGTGCGGCAGACGATACCGTACTACGAGACGATTAATCACGAGACCATCGACCTCATAAAACATCTGAAGCCGGACGTATCGTGCTGGCTGGACACCGGCTGCGGCACCGGCTTCATCGTCGAGCAGGCGCTGGCCGCTTTCCCCGCCGCGAGGTTCGTTCTGACCGATCCATCCGACGGCATGCTGGACCAGGCACGCAAACGACTGGCAAGGGCGAACTCGCGCGTGCGCTTACTCGACGCCATGAAGAGCGAGGAGCTTGTCTGGCCGGAGGGCGAAGCGGCGCCGCAGGTTATCACGGCGATACTATGCCATCACTATTCATCGCGCGATGAACGGCGCAGGGCAATCGAGAAATGCTATCGAATGCTGGCGGACGGCGGCGTTTTCGTCAACTTCGAGAACGTAGCCCCTTACACGCAGCACGGCGTTGAGAAAGGACTGGAGCGCTGGGGGCGATTCCAGGCGGCGCAGGGGCGCTCCGCGGAGCTTGTGCAAAAACACCTGCAGCGCTACGATACCGTCTACTTCCCCATACGCATCGATGAGCACATCGCGCTGCTTCGGGATGCCGGCTTTCGTGTTGTCGAACTGCTGTGGTTCTCTCACATGCAGGCCGGGTTCTACGCCGTCAAATAG
- the treS gene encoding maltose alpha-D-glucosyltransferase, producing the protein MSISADPLWYMDAIIYELHVRSFFDSESNGVGDFPGLTQKLDYLEDLGVNAIWLLPFYPSPLKDDGYDISNFTGIQPIYGTMQDFQSFVDKAHQRGIRVITELVLNHTSDQHPWFQRARRAAPQSRLRDFYVWSDTPDKYKEARIIFKDYEGSNWTWDHLAKSNYWHRFYYHQPDLNYDNPSVRRAIFRVMDFWLKQGVDGLRADAVPYLYQREGTSCENLPETHAFLKELRGYIDRKYKNRMLLAEANQWPEDAVAYFGDGDEFHMAFHFPLMPRLFMAIRMEDRFPIIDILQQTPSIPETCQWATFLRNHDELTLEMVTDEERDYMYRVYASDPAARLNLGIRRRLAPLLNNDRKKIELMKALLFSLPGTPVIYYGDEIGMGDNFYLGDRNGVRTPMQWSPERNAGFSKANPQRLYLPPIIEPEYHYEAVNVETQQSNPDSLLWWMKRVIALRKRYKAFSRGSIEFLQPANRKVLAFLRRYQEETILVVANLSHLAQQTQLDLNEFNGWRPVDLFGGVEFDPVKGGKYYFTLSPHAFYWFSLEPLPQSTSGSKFVAIDPGAVPTIMRDSESLFDKENWFILESVLQDYVKNRRWFRGKARDIRSVEIKDIIPMRSASFVTQVVLLQIEYTEGVPDSYVIPLMIAPADRLNAIAEEHPEAVFARLKPRGKGTEWLLYDALVDKDYCGFLLQAIGRRRRFKGINGEINASVTPVFRRVRGTEEANFDLMPMKVEQNNTFISYGDRFILKLFRKLEDGVNLDLEIGRFLTDKTSFANISPVAGALEYSLRRRTPSSLGILQAFVPNEGDAWQYTLDSLARYFQNALAHPTVQMPPVTNRSLLSMLKEPPELAKQMIGSYLSSAELLGQRTAELHMALASVADDPDFSPEPFTFMYQTSLYQSMRGFTMQTLQTLRERVADIPEEVVEDAQRVLSMEREIIDRYRLIQKNRISAMRMRCHGDYHLGQVLYTGKDFVIIDFEGEPARSLSERRLKRSPLRDVAGMIRSFHYATHNALLRFAPSLPPDEGDMPVLRHWAQFWYVWVSVTFLTFYFNTIGKNSLLPESPDHQKILLDAYLLDKAVYEISHELNNRPGWLRVPLNGILQLLGD; encoded by the coding sequence ATGTCGATCAGCGCCGATCCTCTTTGGTATATGGATGCCATAATCTACGAGCTTCATGTAAGGTCTTTCTTTGATAGTGAGTCTAACGGAGTGGGCGATTTTCCGGGCCTTACGCAGAAGCTCGATTATCTGGAGGACCTGGGCGTTAACGCCATCTGGCTGCTGCCTTTTTACCCTTCCCCTCTTAAAGATGACGGCTATGACATATCGAATTTCACAGGTATACAGCCGATTTACGGCACCATGCAGGACTTCCAGTCTTTTGTCGATAAAGCGCATCAGCGCGGCATCCGTGTCATAACCGAATTAGTCCTTAATCACACTTCGGACCAGCACCCCTGGTTTCAGAGAGCGCGCAGAGCGGCGCCCCAAAGCCGACTGCGTGATTTTTATGTCTGGAGCGATACACCCGATAAATATAAAGAAGCCCGCATCATTTTTAAGGACTACGAGGGTTCTAACTGGACATGGGATCATCTGGCAAAATCTAACTACTGGCATCGCTTTTATTATCACCAGCCCGATTTGAATTACGATAATCCGTCTGTGCGCAGGGCTATCTTCAGGGTTATGGATTTCTGGTTGAAGCAGGGAGTTGACGGGCTGCGCGCGGATGCCGTGCCTTATCTTTACCAGAGGGAAGGGACCAGTTGCGAAAACCTGCCGGAAACACACGCTTTTCTGAAGGAACTCCGCGGGTATATCGATAGAAAATACAAGAATCGAATGCTTTTAGCCGAGGCTAATCAATGGCCGGAGGATGCTGTCGCCTACTTCGGAGATGGCGATGAGTTTCACATGGCGTTCCATTTTCCCCTGATGCCGCGTTTGTTTATGGCTATCCGCATGGAGGACCGTTTCCCCATAATCGACATATTACAGCAGACACCGTCAATACCGGAGACATGTCAATGGGCCACATTCCTGCGTAACCACGACGAGTTGACCCTGGAGATGGTCACTGATGAAGAGCGGGACTACATGTATCGGGTTTACGCCAGCGATCCGGCTGCCCGCCTAAATCTGGGCATCAGGCGCCGTCTGGCGCCGCTTCTTAACAACGATCGTAAGAAGATAGAGCTTATGAAAGCGCTGCTCTTCTCATTGCCGGGCACGCCTGTGATTTACTATGGCGATGAGATAGGCATGGGCGATAATTTCTATCTGGGAGACAGGAATGGCGTGCGCACGCCGATGCAATGGAGCCCGGAGCGGAATGCCGGATTTTCCAAAGCAAACCCTCAGCGGCTATACCTTCCGCCGATAATCGAACCGGAATATCATTATGAAGCCGTCAACGTGGAAACGCAGCAGAGCAATCCCGATTCCCTGCTCTGGTGGATGAAGCGCGTTATTGCGTTAAGAAAGAGATATAAGGCCTTTAGTCGCGGCAGTATAGAGTTCCTGCAGCCGGCAAATCGCAAGGTGTTGGCCTTTCTTCGCCGTTATCAGGAGGAGACAATCCTTGTTGTGGCTAACCTTTCGCATCTTGCACAGCAGACTCAACTGGATCTGAATGAATTTAACGGATGGAGGCCAGTAGATCTTTTCGGCGGCGTGGAATTCGACCCTGTAAAGGGAGGAAAGTATTATTTTACACTGAGTCCTCACGCATTTTACTGGTTCTCGCTTGAGCCGCTCCCGCAGAGCACATCGGGCTCGAAATTTGTCGCGATTGATCCCGGCGCGGTACCGACTATCATGAGGGATAGTGAATCGCTCTTCGATAAGGAAAACTGGTTTATCTTGGAGTCCGTATTACAGGATTATGTAAAAAACCGGCGGTGGTTTAGAGGTAAAGCGCGTGATATACGCTCCGTGGAGATAAAGGACATTATACCTATGCGCTCTGCCAGCTTTGTTACACAGGTTGTTTTGCTCCAGATAGAATATACAGAGGGTGTCCCTGATTCTTACGTGATTCCCTTGATGATAGCTCCGGCTGATCGATTGAACGCAATTGCCGAAGAGCATCCTGAAGCTGTGTTCGCCCGACTCAAACCCCGCGGCAAGGGTACCGAGTGGCTGCTGTATGACGCCCTCGTAGATAAGGATTACTGCGGTTTTCTATTACAGGCGATAGGGCGGAGACGCCGCTTTAAAGGAATCAATGGTGAGATTAATGCTTCTGTTACACCGGTATTCCGGAGAGTTCGTGGAACAGAAGAAGCAAATTTCGATCTTATGCCTATGAAAGTCGAACAGAATAATACTTTCATATCGTACGGAGATCGTTTTATTCTGAAACTGTTCCGAAAGCTTGAGGACGGCGTTAATCTGGATCTGGAAATCGGGCGTTTTCTTACGGACAAGACTTCTTTTGCCAATATCTCACCCGTCGCCGGAGCGCTGGAGTATTCTTTGAGAAGGCGTACGCCTTCCAGCCTAGGCATATTGCAAGCCTTTGTGCCGAACGAAGGCGACGCGTGGCAATACACGCTGGATTCGCTGGCGCGTTATTTCCAGAACGCATTAGCGCATCCAACAGTTCAGATGCCCCCGGTCACTAACAGGTCGCTGTTATCCATGCTGAAAGAGCCGCCGGAGTTAGCTAAACAGATGATAGGCTCATACTTATCCTCGGCCGAGCTTTTGGGGCAACGTACAGCTGAGCTTCATATGGCGCTGGCTTCTGTTGCGGACGACCCTGATTTTTCTCCCGAGCCCTTCACGTTCATGTATCAGACTTCTCTATATCAGTCTATGCGCGGCTTTACAATGCAGACGTTGCAGACATTGCGGGAAAGAGTCGCGGATATACCGGAGGAAGTTGTTGAGGATGCGCAGCGGGTGCTGAGCATGGAGAGAGAAATCATCGACAGGTACCGTTTGATTCAGAAGAACAGGATATCGGCTATGCGAATGCGTTGCCACGGGGATTATCATCTGGGGCAGGTGTTGTATACGGGCAAAGATTTTGTCATCATCGATTTTGAAGGAGAGCCGGCCCGTTCTTTAAGCGAGCGTCGTCTGAAACGGTCGCCGCTTCGTGATGTTGCCGGCATGATCCGCTCGTTCCATTACGCGACGCACAACGCTCTGCTGCGGTTTGCCCCGTCGCTGCCGCCGGATGAAGGAGATATGCCGGTTCTCAGACATTGGGCTCAGTTCTGGTATGTCTGGGTTTCCGTGACGTTTCTCACGTTCTACTTCAATACCATCGGGAAAAACAGTTTGCTGCCCGAGTCTCCCGATCATCAGAAGATTTTGCTGGACGCTTATTTGCTGGATAAGGCCGTATACGAAATCAGCCATGAGCTTAATAATCGCCCCGGCTGGCTGAGAGTGCCGCTGAACGGCATATTGCAGTTACTGGGGGATTGA
- a CDS encoding 4Fe-4S binding protein has translation MKYHLLDGGKLGMEMKTDKDKLQKLAELMNEQSETPFMITDDLLYIFDAALEPEEVDFLLKMGGGNLTRGDVEKRVGLPKKEFDRLLETLLNKGHITEIEAGPGEEPYLHVMSIFPGWFEHYLMGGADTPDRREFARRVSAYFSAAQAVPPDVLNMILKDVSPHRSVATVNPTSSRLIEVNKPLPPQVNEVYPAHSILNILEQLPDDEVISVGHCFCRQQRKLDGDPCRMHLPDESCIALSPGAEHIIKRGLGRRISKQEAIDLVKEAEKKGAIHQVGRLVPLKDFKAKYAVDIICNCCWDCCGVIGNYSRGNTPFMLKSFYIAEMPDENACNGCGECETYCPVRAIAVDGYGIARIDDKLCCGCGLCVRHCPEQAVRLKPFERNVFLPVLESGKRRIE, from the coding sequence GTGAAATACCACTTATTAGATGGAGGCAAGCTCGGCATGGAGATGAAAACGGACAAGGACAAACTCCAGAAACTCGCAGAGTTGATGAACGAGCAGTCGGAGACGCCGTTCATGATCACCGACGACCTGCTGTACATATTCGACGCGGCGCTGGAGCCGGAAGAGGTCGACTTCCTTCTGAAGATGGGCGGGGGCAACCTTACACGCGGCGATGTCGAGAAAAGAGTCGGATTGCCAAAGAAAGAGTTCGACCGATTGCTTGAGACTCTGCTGAACAAGGGGCACATAACCGAGATCGAGGCCGGGCCGGGAGAAGAACCGTACCTTCATGTGATGTCCATCTTCCCGGGCTGGTTCGAGCATTACCTCATGGGCGGCGCCGACACGCCCGACAGGCGGGAGTTCGCCCGCCGCGTCAGCGCGTACTTCAGCGCGGCGCAGGCCGTGCCGCCCGACGTGTTGAACATGATATTAAAGGACGTATCGCCGCACCGCTCGGTGGCCACGGTCAATCCGACATCGTCGCGCCTTATCGAAGTTAACAAGCCCCTTCCGCCGCAGGTAAACGAAGTCTATCCGGCGCACAGCATCCTCAATATCCTGGAGCAACTTCCCGACGACGAGGTTATCTCCGTCGGCCACTGCTTCTGCAGGCAGCAGCGCAAACTTGACGGCGACCCCTGCCGCATGCACCTGCCGGATGAATCGTGCATCGCCCTGAGCCCCGGCGCGGAGCATATAATCAAGCGCGGGCTCGGGCGGCGCATCAGCAAGCAGGAAGCTATCGACCTGGTTAAGGAGGCCGAGAAAAAGGGCGCCATTCACCAGGTGGGCAGGCTGGTTCCCCTGAAGGATTTCAAGGCGAAATACGCTGTAGATATCATCTGCAACTGCTGCTGGGACTGCTGCGGGGTCATAGGCAATTACAGCCGCGGCAACACGCCGTTCATGCTCAAGTCTTTCTACATAGCGGAGATGCCGGACGAGAACGCCTGCAACGGCTGCGGCGAGTGCGAGACCTATTGCCCGGTCAGAGCCATCGCCGTCGACGGTTACGGGATAGCTCGAATCGATGATAAGCTGTGCTGCGGCTGCGGCCTGTGCGTGCGGCACTGCCCGGAACAGGCCGTACGACTGAAACCATTCGAGCGCAATGTATTTCTGCCGGTGCTGGAGAGCGGCAAGCGGCGAATAGAATAG
- a CDS encoding aldo/keto reductase produces MIQKRRIGRTDIDITPIGLGTWQFSEGQGFHKYMWACISADTTSAIVKAALDGGMNWFDTAEIYGNGRSERGLSTALKAAGKNNGDVVIATKWWPLMRRAISIRNTIDERLSCLEPFAIDLYQIHNPYSVASIGAQMNAMADLVEAGKIRSIGVSNFSAKMMRKAHAALARRGIPLASNQVKYNLLAREIEDNGVLDAAKELGITIICYSPLEMGLLSGKFHQDPGLITSLPRGRRNALGKKIEESRPLINLLDEIATRKGVTVSQVALNWLINAHGDTVVAIPGASKTKHAEESAGAMKLALTPEEMERIDEFSRQYR; encoded by the coding sequence ATGATACAGAAGAGGCGGATTGGCAGGACGGATATCGATATAACGCCAATAGGGCTGGGCACCTGGCAGTTCTCCGAGGGGCAGGGGTTTCACAAGTATATGTGGGCGTGTATATCTGCCGATACGACTAGCGCTATTGTGAAAGCCGCTTTAGACGGCGGCATGAACTGGTTCGATACCGCCGAGATATACGGCAATGGCCGCTCCGAACGAGGGTTGTCCACTGCGCTCAAAGCGGCAGGCAAGAACAACGGCGATGTGGTCATTGCCACAAAATGGTGGCCGCTAATGAGAAGGGCAATCTCCATCAGGAACACTATCGATGAACGATTGAGCTGCCTCGAACCCTTCGCTATCGATCTGTACCAAATCCATAATCCCTATTCTGTCGCTTCCATAGGAGCGCAGATGAACGCTATGGCGGATTTGGTTGAAGCCGGTAAGATTCGCTCAATAGGCGTGAGCAATTTCTCTGCAAAGATGATGCGAAAAGCACACGCCGCCCTTGCCCGACGCGGCATCCCCCTCGCTTCCAATCAGGTTAAGTACAACCTTCTTGCAAGGGAAATCGAGGATAACGGAGTGCTTGATGCCGCCAAGGAGCTCGGGATAACTATTATCTGTTACAGCCCTTTGGAGATGGGATTACTCTCCGGCAAGTTTCATCAGGATCCCGGCCTCATTACGAGTCTTCCACGCGGGCGTCGCAACGCTCTTGGGAAAAAAATTGAGGAGAGCCGGCCGCTCATTAATCTCCTCGATGAAATAGCGACTAGGAAAGGTGTTACCGTATCGCAGGTAGCGCTTAACTGGCTCATAAATGCCCACGGTGACACGGTGGTAGCGATACCCGGGGCTAGCAAAACGAAGCACGCCGAGGAGAGCGCGGGGGCAATGAAACTGGCTCTTACGCCAGAGGAGATGGAACGCATCGACGAGTTTTCGCGGCAATATCGATGA
- a CDS encoding ATP-grasp domain-containing protein: MPLGIDPHDLPVLLLFNVDRCWSPPEKEEVVSLSSHLDTAISSIGHPTTSIPLCDDDIESVLSAFDPLSYIVFNWCESIPGIPHSEHLVARALERMGFAFTGAGSETLSKAQNKRLMKQLLERDGIPTPKWRVFERPEANGWDRFPSIVKAVNEHSSEGITRESVVSNEAELVQRISFVLQTLKQPALVEDFIDGREFHVSIWGNGHIDMLPPAEMDFSSFGDIHDRLCTYDAKFLPGSPLYDGIKTLLPAPLSPEESDNLENACKAAYKALGCRDYGRIDARIRDGIVYVLDVNPNADISADASLACAAEVAGYSYGETGSRIVRLAAHRHPVWGN, from the coding sequence GTGCCTCTAGGAATAGACCCCCACGATCTGCCTGTTCTGCTCTTATTCAACGTCGACCGCTGCTGGAGTCCCCCGGAAAAAGAAGAGGTTGTTTCTTTATCCTCTCACCTTGATACCGCCATATCGTCGATAGGGCACCCGACAACGTCGATTCCGCTGTGCGATGATGACATCGAATCCGTGCTGAGCGCGTTCGATCCGCTATCATATATCGTATTCAACTGGTGTGAAAGCATCCCCGGCATACCGCACAGCGAGCATCTGGTAGCGCGGGCTCTTGAGAGAATGGGTTTCGCCTTTACCGGAGCCGGCTCCGAAACGCTGTCGAAGGCGCAGAATAAAAGGCTGATGAAGCAACTCCTGGAAAGGGATGGAATACCTACACCAAAATGGCGCGTGTTCGAAAGACCCGAAGCGAACGGATGGGACCGCTTCCCGTCCATAGTTAAAGCCGTGAATGAGCATTCCAGCGAGGGCATCACGCGCGAGTCGGTAGTGTCGAACGAGGCTGAGCTGGTCCAGCGGATATCGTTTGTGCTGCAGACCCTGAAACAGCCGGCCCTGGTGGAAGACTTCATCGACGGACGGGAGTTCCACGTATCAATTTGGGGCAACGGACACATCGATATGCTGCCTCCGGCCGAGATGGATTTCTCATCTTTCGGCGACATTCACGATCGGCTGTGCACATACGACGCGAAGTTCCTGCCCGGGTCGCCACTGTACGACGGCATCAAGACGCTGCTGCCGGCACCGCTGAGCCCGGAGGAGAGCGACAATCTGGAGAACGCCTGTAAGGCGGCTTACAAGGCGCTTGGCTGCCGCGACTATGGCCGCATCGATGCGCGCATCCGCGACGGCATCGTTTATGTCCTTGACGTGAACCCCAACGCCGATATCAGCGCCGACGCCAGCCTGGCCTGCGCCGCCGAGGTGGCAGGCTACTCCTACGGTGAAACGGGAAGCCGTATCGTCAGGCTGGCAGCGCACCGCCACCCCGTCTGGGGCAATTAA
- a CDS encoding DUF6125 family protein, with protein sequence MKELQDYSGPFVKNIQFEDMSKETLARLLRVYCKEMLTLDAYWQQQMRKRAGEQVERECMLENWTRIGKHEMKWTAEALNIKDNDIEAYVKINQFLPSFAQGVFDYDWDLKDKNNAILTVRHCPAFAALKNREPEKLDWTCRVFEDAGMKAYTEALNPNIKWRPLKVGFTGEPDEIACKWEFYTE encoded by the coding sequence ATGAAAGAACTTCAGGACTACAGCGGACCATTCGTAAAGAACATCCAGTTCGAGGATATGTCAAAAGAAACGCTGGCGCGGCTGCTGCGCGTTTACTGCAAGGAGATGCTCACGCTGGACGCTTACTGGCAGCAGCAGATGCGTAAACGCGCCGGCGAGCAGGTCGAGCGGGAGTGCATGCTGGAAAACTGGACCCGCATCGGGAAACACGAGATGAAGTGGACAGCAGAGGCACTCAATATAAAAGACAACGACATCGAGGCCTACGTTAAAATCAACCAGTTCCTGCCATCCTTCGCGCAGGGCGTTTTCGACTACGACTGGGACCTCAAGGACAAGAACAACGCTATTCTCACCGTCAGGCATTGTCCCGCCTTCGCCGCGCTGAAGAACCGCGAGCCCGAGAAGCTGGATTGGACGTGCCGGGTCTTCGAGGATGCCGGCATGAAGGCGTACACGGAAGCGCTCAATCCAAATATCAAGTGGAGGCCGCTCAAGGTCGGATTCACCGGAGAGCCCGACGAGATCGCCTGCAAATGGGAATTCTATACGGAATAG